Proteins encoded within one genomic window of Fuerstiella sp.:
- a CDS encoding MFS transporter, which produces MSENRQSERFNQLLVLLSMYIGYAVFMVLRMCPAPVSNSILSDPALDIDKGDWGRILAMGTAGAVIGKFVAGYAADRLGGRITFTAGLVVCSCGIAAFSQATSAWMFQAAFFVALMAKSAGWPAMARIVGQSFRPAEFGRVWGILSTSSRVGTMGVTFGLGLLIGTVSWPNLLLIAGGVGLVTAVAFNVSQTTAASRLAACRLQSTEPGVNEVSYSGHPLDGTSLRTAIGRFCMCPRFWLIVGSLATLTVLWDFLLFVPIFLRENMGMTERAAAVASNAFPLGSLISVLCGGFVFDLLSRRSTAWMMGGLLLTAAGCIGAFYLMPTLSVSNQTAAEMSVGLLFVFGLCIAPCYYIPMSVFSIQFGGPHAGFLVGTLDAVAFFVNAVFYWFAGELAEQSWSLFLVVLGAVAVMSAVMTFSFMLAEARHAERHGGIHTVS; this is translated from the coding sequence TTGTCAGAAAATCGTCAATCGGAACGTTTCAATCAGCTACTGGTCCTGCTGTCGATGTACATCGGTTATGCGGTGTTCATGGTGCTCAGAATGTGCCCGGCCCCGGTCAGCAATTCAATTCTGTCGGACCCGGCTCTCGACATCGACAAAGGCGACTGGGGACGTATCCTCGCGATGGGAACCGCCGGAGCCGTCATTGGAAAATTTGTTGCGGGGTATGCGGCTGATCGTCTGGGCGGACGAATCACGTTTACCGCCGGTCTTGTGGTTTGTTCGTGTGGAATTGCAGCATTTTCTCAGGCTACGTCCGCGTGGATGTTTCAGGCAGCATTTTTTGTTGCCCTGATGGCCAAGTCTGCCGGGTGGCCGGCGATGGCCCGTATTGTCGGCCAGTCGTTTCGTCCGGCAGAATTCGGACGCGTCTGGGGGATTCTTTCAACCAGTTCCCGGGTGGGAACCATGGGCGTGACCTTTGGGCTGGGTCTGCTGATCGGGACCGTCTCCTGGCCGAACCTGCTGCTGATTGCCGGTGGAGTCGGACTTGTGACTGCAGTGGCCTTTAATGTATCTCAGACAACTGCCGCCAGTCGGCTGGCAGCGTGTCGCCTGCAGTCGACGGAACCGGGAGTGAATGAGGTTTCGTATTCCGGCCATCCACTGGACGGAACATCGCTGAGGACTGCCATCGGTCGCTTCTGTATGTGTCCTCGCTTCTGGCTCATTGTGGGCAGTCTGGCAACACTGACCGTCCTGTGGGATTTTCTGCTGTTTGTTCCGATATTTCTCAGGGAGAACATGGGAATGACGGAACGTGCTGCAGCCGTGGCGTCTAATGCCTTTCCATTGGGAAGTCTTATCTCGGTCCTGTGCGGAGGTTTCGTGTTTGATCTGCTTAGCCGTCGATCAACAGCCTGGATGATGGGAGGGCTGCTGCTGACAGCCGCCGGCTGTATTGGCGCGTTTTACCTGATGCCGACCCTGAGTGTGTCAAATCAAACCGCAGCGGAAATGTCCGTGGGGCTGTTGTTCGTGTTCGGTTTGTGCATCGCTCCCTGTTACTACATTCCAATGAGCGTGTTCTCAATTCAGTTCGGGGGGCCCCATGCCGGCTTTTTGGTCGGGACTCTGGACGCCGTCGCATTCTTTGTGAACGCTGTGTTCTATTGGTTTGCCGGAGAACTTGCAGAGCAGAGCTGGTCCCTGTTTCTCGTTGTCCTGGGGGCGGTTGCCGTTATGTCTGCCGTGATGACGTTTTCGTTCATGCTGGCTGAGGCACGGCATGCCGAACGTCATGGCGGAATTCATACGGTGTCCTGA